One window from the genome of Leptospira perdikensis encodes:
- a CDS encoding M23 family metallopeptidase, which translates to MRSIVVVLSLLASFILAEEPISDTKPEFVWPIQGLELPALITSTFGESRKDHFHNGLDISSVMQPVKSMSKGFILYSRYAEDDPFEEERGSGNIVWVAHKNGYVSGYYHLGGSRNETVRAGKQISAGDTIGIAGNTGHSTGGHLHFVLGKDYGKTLLDPLAYLPPVEDTMPPQIANLFIHVGENFTNLNDGDNINVSKAFPLTVSIIDGGIKNSQRRGIKEVKFLFNGEAYKQANFGSLRFEDGKWKTKEGHSFDDLFFKDRYLVGILNLKAGENIIKVQTKDFSGKESERSFSINITRISGGN; encoded by the coding sequence ATGAGAAGTATTGTTGTAGTATTGAGTCTCTTGGCAAGTTTTATTTTAGCAGAGGAGCCGATCTCGGATACAAAACCAGAGTTTGTTTGGCCAATCCAGGGTTTAGAATTACCGGCGCTCATCACAAGTACCTTTGGTGAGTCAAGAAAGGACCATTTTCACAATGGACTCGACATTTCTTCTGTCATGCAACCTGTCAAAAGTATGAGTAAAGGATTCATTCTATACTCTCGTTATGCGGAAGACGATCCATTTGAAGAGGAACGTGGTTCCGGAAATATTGTCTGGGTAGCACATAAAAACGGTTATGTGAGCGGTTATTATCACTTAGGTGGCTCTAGAAATGAAACCGTTCGTGCGGGTAAACAAATCTCTGCCGGGGACACGATTGGAATCGCTGGAAATACAGGTCACTCCACTGGTGGTCACCTACATTTTGTTTTAGGAAAGGATTATGGAAAAACCCTATTAGATCCATTAGCCTACTTACCTCCCGTGGAAGACACTATGCCACCTCAGATTGCAAACCTTTTCATCCATGTAGGTGAAAACTTTACAAACTTAAACGATGGAGATAATATCAATGTTTCCAAGGCTTTTCCTCTCACGGTAAGTATCATCGATGGTGGTATCAAAAATAGCCAAAGGCGAGGTATCAAAGAAGTGAAGTTCCTTTTTAACGGAGAGGCTTACAAACAAGCTAACTTTGGATCCTTACGATTTGAAGACGGAAAATGGAAAACAAAAGAGGGACATAGTTTTGATGATTTGTTTTTCAAAGATCGTTATTTGGTTGGAATTCTGAATTTAAAAGCTGGAGAAAATATCATCAAAGTCCAAACGAAAGACTTTAGTGGAAAAGAATCAGAAAGAAGTTTTAGTATCAACATCACAAGGATTAGTGGAGGAAATTAA